The sequence GAGCCTTGGAAATCACCACTTTGACCCCCTCCTTTTTTACTATGCTGTCGAGGGCCGCAATAGTCTTTTTCAGCTGCTGAGGCCTGACTGTGATCACCTCCTCCACACCACATCCACGTACTACAGCTTCTATGCTCACTCTGGGAGCTTGCCGACCCCGCGGAGTGAGCTCTACGCCAGGGTGAGGCTGGTGCCCTGTCATAGCGGTTGTGCCATTGTCCAGAATAACTAGAGTGAAATTGTGGTTGTTCTGCACACCGTTTATCAGGCCAGTAATCCCTGAATGGAAAAAAGTGGAATCGCCAATAAATGCCACCACTGGCTGATTTTGTACCTGCGAAAATCCACCAGCGCTGGAAACACCAGAACCCATGCAGAGAAGGAAGTCAGCAGCTTGCAGGGGCGGCAGTATCCCCAGAGTATAGCAACCTATGTCTGTAGGAAAAATCGCTGATTCCCCTACTACCTGTTTGACCGCATAATAAGTGGCCCTGTGCGGACAGCCTGCACAGAGATTGGGCGGTCTGGGCGGCAACTCTGCTCCTGCAGCTGACCCGGCGTGTTCATAGTTTAGTCCAAAAAAGCGAGCGATGGCCAGTCGCACCTGGAGAGGATCAAATTCAAAGGAGCGCGGCAGCAGATCTTCACCCTTTCCTCTGATGACACAGGTCAGTCCCTTTTCCTGGGCAAGAGCTTTGACCTGTTCCTCGAGAAAAGGCTCGAGTTCTTCGACCACCAGAACGCGTTCGAGCCCCTGGAGAAAGTTGGCAAGCAAATTGGCGGGCAAAGGATGAGTCATGCCTAGCTTCAGAAGGCGAACTTCTCTGCTTATCCCCAAGTCTCTGATAGCATCACGGACATAGTTGGCACTCACACCGCTGGTGATGATACCCCAGGAGCCTTGGCCGCTGCTGACGTTGAAAGGCGAAGCATCTGCAATCTCTTGTAGCTCCTTCTGTTTTCTGAGAAGCTCCAGGTGGAGCTTCCTGCCCACCATCGGAATGACCACCAGGTTAAAGGGATCCTTGTCAAAGCGGCCTCGGTAGTGACCAGCAGAGAAAACACCCAGCTCTACAACGCTTCTGCTATGATTCACCCTGGTTGTGGTGCGCAGCAAGACAGGAATCCGCTGGTTCTCTGACAGGGAAAAGGCAGATCTGGTCATTTCCAGGGCCTCGGCTGCATTGGCCGGCTCCAGCATGGGCAATCCCGACAGCCTGGCATAGTAGCGATTATCCTGTTCGTTCTGGCTGGAGTGGAGCGATGGGTCGTCGGCACTGACCACCACCATGCCCGCCTTCACACCCACATAAGCTAGAGTCATGAGAGCATCTGCAGCCACATTGAGGCCGACATGTTTCATGCTGCAAATAGCTCGTACACCCGAGACTGCTGCTGCTGCTGCCACTTCCAGAGCAACCTTTTCATTTACTGAGTATTCAAAGTAGAGATCGGTCTCCTGAGCAATCCTATAAAAGTTGTCGCCGATTTCCGAGGAAGGCGTTCCTGGATAGGTAGTGGCAAAGCCTACTCCCGCTTCCAATGCACCGCGGACGATTGCTTCATTGCCAAGAAGAAGCGCCTTGCTGCCGGGTTCTCCTCTCAGTAGTTCATGCATAGATTCCCTCGTGATCGTTGTATGAAGATGTTTCTCTCAAAAGTACTGCCGTTGTCTCCACAACCATTCAGCAGTACCAGCCAGCGGTTATCTGGCCAGGGCTGCATTCTTTTTGCGAAACAGAGTGCACCGCCATCTCTGTATAGAATGTCAAGAGCACCATCTTTGCGGTAACAGGATGTTGGGGCCAGGTTCCCATTCGGAGAACGTGGCCGGTCTATGGCTACATTCCATGCAACCCGCAGCGCCAATCTGCCTGATAAAGCAGTCCAGTTGCACACGTATCAGGCGAGCAAACCATACTGTCACTGCACTCCGAGCTCACTCAGCAAATTGGTCTCATGGCTGATGAATGTGGCAGCAGGGTCTGCGGTCTATGACTCCAGGGCCTGTTTCCTCGTCCCTTTTGATAGTAGACGGTTCAACCAGTACTATGCGCGGTGTCACACCAATGCCACCGGCAATCTTTCCTTTCATTTTTTCTACCAGGGCGCGCTGCTCGCGCATCTTGTCGAAAAACATATCCTCAGATACCTCCACCAGAATAGTGAGCCGGTCGAGGTTGTGTTCGCGTTCCACCAGAAGCTGATAGAGCGGCCTCTTGCCCTGGATCTCTTCTAGAATATCGCCGATGCGGTCTGGAATAATATTTACCCCCTTGATGATGAGCACTTCGTCACACCTGCCCCGCACACGGCTCAAGCGCACTGTTGTTCTGCCACAGTCACAGGGTTCGGTAATAATGGAGCAGAGGTCACGGGTGCGAAAGCGGATCAGGGGAAAGGCTTCTTTGGTGAGCGTGGTAAGCACCAATTCGCCCTCTTGCCCTGCACTCAAACGCTGCCCTGTCTGGGGATCCACAATCTCGGCAATGAAATGGTCTTCATTCAGGTGCATTCCCCGCTGGCAGAGACATTCTCCTGCTACTCCCGGCCCCATGATTTCACTGAGTCCATAGTTGTCTGTGGCCTTGACAAACAGGCGCTCCTCTATCTCCATCCGCATTTCTTCAGACCACGGCTCTCCGGCCAGCAGGGCGTATCTGAGGTTGATGGTCTTGGCATCAATCCCCATTTCTTCCATACGGGAGGCGATGACCAATGCATAGGAAGGTGTTGCTACCAGAACAGTCGTCCGATAATCCTTCATAATCTGGATCTGGCGCTCGGTGCGACCAACCGAGGTGGGAAGCACCGAAGCCCCTATCAACTCAGCCCCGTTGTGAATCCCCAATCCCCCTGTAACCAGCCCATAATTGAGGGTAATTTGCACCACATCATCTGCCGTGACTCCAGCAGCAGTGAGAATCCGGGCAACCAGTTCACTCCAGTGGTGCAGATCCTGCCGGGTGTACCCCACTACCACAGGTTTGTCCGTAGCACCGGAAGAAGAATGCACCCTGACCACTTCGCGGAGGGGTACAGCAAATAGATCGTACGGATAGGCATCACTAACATCTTTGCTCCAGGTGAAGGGCAGCTCCTGCAAATCATTCAGGTCTATGAGTTCTTCCGGCTCGAAACCGATCTCTTTAAATTTCTTCCGGTAGAAGGCTACATTCTTGTAAACTCTGTTGAGAGTAGCCTGCAGCCTTTCGAGCTGCAGCTGAGCCAATTCTTCCCTTGGCATGCATTCGTATTCCCTGTCCCAGATATTCATGACACCTCACTCTACCAGAAATCCGGTGTATATTCAGCATCGGGATCCCGGCGAGGCAAGTTTGCCTCCTCCAGGACGATCTCAGTAAACCTCAAACAGGGTCTTGTTGGCAATAATTTACTCCATCCTACTCTTCCCAAACCTGTCGATATCCCTTGCCAAGATAAGCGCGTCTGACTTCATTGTGTTCCAGAAGCATCTTGCATTTGCCTTGCAGGACAATTCTACCGGTTTCCAGCACATAGCCGCGGTCTGCCACATGCAGGGCTGCCCTGGCATTCTGTTCTACGAGGAGAATGGTTGTTCCTTCCTCTCGTAACCTCAAGATAATATGAAATATTTCTTTTGTAAGCAGCGGTGAGAGCCCCATGGACGGTTCATCCAGAATGAGCAGGGTGGGTTTTGCCATCAGTGCCCGGGTAATGGCAACTATCTGCTGTTCCCCTCCGCTCAGGGTGCCTGCCATCTGCTCCCAACGCTCAGAGAGTATGGGAAACTTCTCACGTATACGTGACAGGTCAGCACCAATTTCTTCCTTGTCTCCACGGATGAAGGCACCCATCTCCAAGTTGTCGCGCACACTGAGAGTGCCAAATAGTTTACGTCCCTCTGGCACATGGGAA comes from Deltaproteobacteria bacterium and encodes:
- the iorA gene encoding indolepyruvate ferredoxin oxidoreductase subunit alpha, translating into MHELLRGEPGSKALLLGNEAIVRGALEAGVGFATTYPGTPSSEIGDNFYRIAQETDLYFEYSVNEKVALEVAAAAAVSGVRAICSMKHVGLNVAADALMTLAYVGVKAGMVVVSADDPSLHSSQNEQDNRYYARLSGLPMLEPANAAEALEMTRSAFSLSENQRIPVLLRTTTRVNHSRSVVELGVFSAGHYRGRFDKDPFNLVVIPMVGRKLHLELLRKQKELQEIADASPFNVSSGQGSWGIITSGVSANYVRDAIRDLGISREVRLLKLGMTHPLPANLLANFLQGLERVLVVEELEPFLEEQVKALAQEKGLTCVIRGKGEDLLPRSFEFDPLQVRLAIARFFGLNYEHAGSAAGAELPPRPPNLCAGCPHRATYYAVKQVVGESAIFPTDIGCYTLGILPPLQAADFLLCMGSGVSSAGGFSQVQNQPVVAFIGDSTFFHSGITGLINGVQNNHNFTLVILDNGTTAMTGHQPHPGVELTPRGRQAPRVSIEAVVRGCGVEEVITVRPQQLKKTIAALDSIVKKEGVKVVISKAPCPLFERRITGKKQQIVFEVTEECDNCRRCLDELGCPAFACECDASGRVKITIDEVLCNGCAVCSQICHAVKPRKKSN
- a CDS encoding phenylacetate--CoA ligase codes for the protein MNIWDREYECMPREELAQLQLERLQATLNRVYKNVAFYRKKFKEIGFEPEELIDLNDLQELPFTWSKDVSDAYPYDLFAVPLREVVRVHSSSGATDKPVVVGYTRQDLHHWSELVARILTAAGVTADDVVQITLNYGLVTGGLGIHNGAELIGASVLPTSVGRTERQIQIMKDYRTTVLVATPSYALVIASRMEEMGIDAKTINLRYALLAGEPWSEEMRMEIEERLFVKATDNYGLSEIMGPGVAGECLCQRGMHLNEDHFIAEIVDPQTGQRLSAGQEGELVLTTLTKEAFPLIRFRTRDLCSIITEPCDCGRTTVRLSRVRGRCDEVLIIKGVNIIPDRIGDILEEIQGKRPLYQLLVEREHNLDRLTILVEVSEDMFFDKMREQRALVEKMKGKIAGGIGVTPRIVLVEPSTIKRDEETGPGVIDRRPCCHIHQP
- a CDS encoding ABC transporter ATP-binding protein; the encoded protein is MLRLKSVHTYYGKIHALKGVSLHVRPGEIVTLIGANGAGKTTLLKTISGLIRASRGTIEFNGEDLSKMSAEQIVRRGISHVPEGRKLFGTLSVRDNLEMGAFIRGDKEEIGADLSRIREKFPILSERWEQMAGTLSGGEQQIVAITRALMAKPTLLILDEPSMGLSPLLTKEIFHIILRLREEGTTILLVEQNARAALHVADRGYVLETGRIVLQGKCKMLLEHNEVRRAYLGKGYRQVWEE